The Etheostoma spectabile isolate EspeVRDwgs_2016 chromosome 23, UIUC_Espe_1.0, whole genome shotgun sequence genome includes a window with the following:
- the tcp11l2 gene encoding T-complex protein 11-like protein 2: protein MSYNPKMPLNDERPASTSSGEDQGSDVESSSERCDSMMSTSNRESFTSDCSSKHSTPSSSPPKTLTLDVVMDSARDLSNLSLAHEIIVNSNFCLEPKSLPQDSLWKIVRDIVHKAFWDILESELNNDPPEYGQAIRLLEEIREILLSFLNPGANRMRTQIMEVLDMDLIRQQAKNDAVDIQGLASYIITTMGKMCAPARDEEIKKLRENSDNKVTLFREVFRVLDLMKADTVNFTIDNLRPVLQRQGVEYERKTFQDILDKTPNALEHTTSWIKSAQEELLTAIPKEQPNGPGKGQRLVPGPFQVLNTAFLSLLTWDTSPLPETWMTDETRLREIQRQLQQYQAVNEVLLIVYSTVGGPIQDLPSLSDRMKRMISVLLDGMHSPGFNLEEALKGVSAQICCELNKSLTERNYPALTPALQGTLTGQICNITQKDNPIRTLVEDRVQHYFMALIFDPKPQVKLENVPAGLTAIKPELALMGAKFISMVNYNKAVYGPFYADIIRKLMFSSNPPAANHPQDTTQDSVTSN, encoded by the exons ATGAG CTATAACCCTAAGATGCCTCTAAATGATGAGCGACCTGCATCCACATCCAGCGGCGAGGATCAAGGCAGTGATGTGGAGTCGTCGTCAGAGCGCTGTGACAGCATGATGTCAACCAGCAACCGTGAAAGCTTCACTAGCGACTGCTCCAGCAAGCATAGCACACCTTCCT CAAGCCCCCCCAAAACCTTAACCCTGGATGTGGTCATGGATTCTGCCAGAGACCTTTCCAATCTCAGCCTTGCCCATGAGATAATTGTTAACAGCAACTTCTGTCTGGAGCCAAAAAGCCTGCCTCAGGACAG tttatggAAGATAGTTAGAGATATTGTCCACAAGGCCTTCTGGGACATCCTGGAGTCGGAGCTGAACAACGACCCACCTGAGTATGGGCAAGCCATCAGATTATTGGAGGAGATCAGAGAG ATATTACTGTCATTTCTTAATCCGGGTGCCAATCGAATGCGGACCCAGATTATGGAGGTGCTGGACATGGATCTGATCCGTCAGCAGGCTAAGAATGATGCTGTAGACATCCAGGGGCTTGCCTCTTACATTATCACCACCATGGGCAAGATGTGTGCCCCAGCCAGGGATGAGGAAATAAAGAAGCTCCGTGAAAACTCTGATAACAAAGTGACCCTCTTCAG GGAGGTCTTTCGTGTGCTGGACCTGATGAAGGCAGACACAGTCAACTTTACAATAGATAATCTGAGGCCAGTGCTGCAGAGGCAGGGTGTTGAATACGAGAGGAAAACGTTTCAGGACATCCTGGACAAAACACCCA ATGCTTTGGAGCACACCACCTCTTGGATAAAGTCGGCACAAGAGGAGCTGTTGACCGCCATCCCCAAAGAGCAGCCCAACGGTCCGGGTAAAGGACAGCGACTGGTGCCCGGGCCCTTTCAGGTCCTCAACACtgcctttctctccctcctaacATGGGATACTAGTCCACTgcctgag ACCTGGATGACTGATGAGACACGTCTGCGAGAGATTCAGCGGCAGCTCCAGCAGTATCAGGCTGTGAACGAGGTCCTGCTCATTGTCTACAGCACCGTTGGAGGGCCTATCCAGGATCTGCCCTCCCTGTCTGACCGCATGAAGAGGATGATTAGTGTGCTGCTGGATGGGATGCATAGCCC GGGCTTTAACCTCGAAGAGGCACTAAAGGGTGTCAGTGCTCAGATCTGCTGTGAGCTCAACAAGTCTTTAACCGAGAGGAACTACCCTGCCCTGACCCCAGCGTTGCAGGGCACCCTCACAGGCCAGATCTGCAACATCACTCAGAAGGACAATCCCATCCGCACTCTCGTTG AGGATCGTGTGCAGCACTACTTCATGGCACTCATCTTTGATCCTAAACCCCAGGTCAAACTTGAAAATGTACCAGCTGGCTTGACTGCTATCAAGCCTGAACTAGCATTGATGGGAGCAAAGTTCATCTCCATGGTTAACTACAACAAGGCTGTCTATGGACCTTTCTACGCGGATATAATTAGAAAGCTGATGTTCAGCAGCAACCCACCAGCAGCAAACCATCCTCAGGACACCACTCAGGACTCTGTCACCTCCAATTAA